The Drosophila teissieri strain GT53w chromosome X, Prin_Dtei_1.1, whole genome shotgun sequence genome has a segment encoding these proteins:
- the LOC122625147 gene encoding neprilysin-1: protein MSQQHEATAAGAEKPLNNGYLQANAPLEELSATVVSPLLGQQHPTQQQQQQQQQQQQQNKLPTVVFLAPDGSGGVGIQRGNPAQVNPGGVVGTGSHSDWLLKESQQRRRLFVLAIAFTVLGAAIGALAIYFASVHQRCHLYRLEPDNDDRPNGRWNQDSAYAHEGQDNICMSQECVRTAASLLSAMDLNSDPCDDFFQYACGTWNKMHPIPEDRSSISTFEVLSDQQQVILRAVLEEPVDERDNKATIKAKTFFKSCMDIPQIRKIGTGRLKQVLQSLGGWPVIERDWSPPADLSVERLMGQLRLNYSEPVMIELYVGADDKNSSVNILQMDQLQYALPSRDYYLKESSANDRRAYHRYMTQVALLLGADPATAAAELEKVVLFETQLVNVSLPEADRHDTSLVYRKMLLPELQELVPEVQWQEYLQAALGPQIPLQDDEPLVTYGLHYLTEMGKILAHTDRRVVHNYMLWRLVMSLMSHMIDEYQRERVEFRKILMGIQSERTRWSQCVEWTNKKLGVAVGALFIRDNFNQESKEVALEMIHTIRAAFNELLAENDWMDDETRAVAKEKADSMNERIGYPELLTNATELEQEYVNLTIVPDNFINNVLSILQWESEKMLRLLRQPVDKEKWTTEPAVVNAFYNPNKNDIVFPAGILQPLFYSQHFPKSLNYGGIGVVIGHEITHGFDDKGRQFDKEGNMMQWWNNATIEAFRERTQCVIDQYSRYKINEVDMFMDGRMTQGENIADNGGLKQAFRAYKKWETLHGREQQLPGLNMTHDQLFFLNYAQIWCGSMRPEDALTKIRSAVHSPGFVRVLGPLSNSRDFASAYKCPLGSTMNPAEKCSVW, encoded by the exons ATGTCGCAGCAACATGAGGCAACAGCGGCCGGCGCCGAGAAGCCGCTGAATAACGGCTACCTGCAGGCGAATGCgccgctggaggagctgaGTGCCACGGTGGTGTCGCCACTCCTGGGGCAGCAACATccgacgcagcagcagcagcaacagcaacagcagcagcagcagcaaaacaagCTGCCCACTGTCGTTTTCCTGGCGCCCGACGGCAGTGGGGGCGTGGGAATCCAGCGAGGGAATCCAGCGCAGGTCAATCCCGGTGGGGTGGTGGGCACCGGGAGCCACAGCGACTGGCTGCTCAAGGAGTCGCAGCAGCGGCGTCGCCTCTTCGTCCTGGCCATCGCCTTCACCGTTCTGGGAGCGGCCATTGGTGCACTGGCCATCTACTTTGCCAGCGTCCATCAGCGGTGCCATCTGTACCGCCTGGAGCCAG ACAACGATGACAGACCGAATGGCAGGTGGAACCAGGATTCGGCATACGCCCACGAGGGGCAGGATAACATTTGCATGAGCCAGGAGTGCGTGAGAACAG CGGCCTCCCTGCTCTCGGCCATGGACCTCAACTCCGATCCCTGCGATGACTTTTTCCAGTACGCGTGCGGCACGTGGAACAAGATGCACCCCATTCCCGAGGACCGCAGCTCCATCAGCACATTTGAG GTCCTGTCCGATCAGCAGCAGGTTATCCTGCGCGCAGTTCTGGAGGAGCCCGTAGATGAACGCGACAACAAGGCCACCATAAAGGCGAAAACCTTCTTTAAGAGCTGCATGGATATTC CTCAAATCCGCAAGATCGGGACGGGGCGACTCAAGCAGGTGCTGCAATCCCTGGGCGGCTGGCCGGTCATCGAGCGGGACTGGAGTCCGCCGGCGGATCTCTCCGTGGAGCGGCTGATGGGCCAGCTGCGGCTGAACTACAGCGAGCCGGTGATGATCGAGCTGTATGTGGGCGCCGACGACAAGAACAGCTCGGTGAACATCCTGCAGATGGACCAGCTGCAGTATGCGCTGCCCTCGAGGGATTACTACCTGAAGGAGAGCAGTGCCAACGACCGGAGGGCCTACCATCGGTACATGACGCAGGTGGCGCTGCTCCTGGGTGCGGATCcggccaccgccgccgccgaacTGGAGAAGGTGGTGCTCTTTGAGACGCAGCTGGTGAATGTTTCGCTGCCGGAGGCGGATCGCCATGACACGAGCCTGGTCTATCGCAAGATGCTGCTGCCGGAGCTGCAGGAACTGGTGCCCGAGGTGCAGTGGCAGGAGTATCTGCAGGCTGCCCTGGGTCCACAGATTCCATTGCAGGACGACGAGCCGCTGGTCACCTATGGCCTGCACTATCTCACCGAAATGGGCAAGATACTGGCGCACACCGATCGCCGGGTGGTGCACAACTACATGCTGTGGCGCCTGGTCATGTCCTTGATGTCGCACATGATCGATGAGTATCAGCGGGAGCGGGTGGAGTTCCGCAAGATCCTGATGGGCATCCAGTCGGAGAGGACGCGCTGGTCGCAGTGCGTCGAGTGGACGAACAAGAAGTTGGGCGTCGCCGTGGGTGCTCTCTTCATTCGGGACAACTTCAACCAGGAGAGCAAGGAGGTGGCCCTCGAGATGATCCACACCATACGAGCGGCCTTCAACGAACTGCTGGCGGAGAACGATTGGATGGACGACGAGACGCGGGCGGTGGCCAAGGAGAAGGCCGACTCCATGAACGAGCGTATCGGCTATCCGGAGCTGCTGACCAATGCCAccgagctggagcaggagtaCGTGAAT CTAACCATTGTCCCCGACAACTTCATCAACAATGTCCTTAGCATTCTGCAATGGGAGTCGGAGAAGATGCTGCGGCTTCTTCGCCAGCCGGTGGACAAGGAAAAATGGACAACCGAACCGGCGGTGGTCAATGCCTTCTACAATCCGAACAAAAACGATATAG TATTTCCTGCTGGCATCCTGCAGCCGCTGTTCTACAGCCAGCACTTTCCCAAGTCCCTGAATTACGGCGGCATCGGAGTGGTCATTGGCCACGAGATTACCCACGGCTTCGACGACAAGGGCCGGCAGTTCGACAAGGAGGGCAACATGATGCAGTGGTGGAACAATGCCACCATCGAGGCCTTTCGCGAACGGACGCAGTGCGTCATCGATCAGTACTCGCGCTACAAGATCAATGAGGTGGACATGTTCATGGACGGCCGGATGACGCAGGGCGAGAATATCGCCGACAACGGCGGTCTCAAGCAGGCTTTCCGG GCCTACAAGAAATGGGAGACCTTGCATGggcgggagcagcagctgcccgGCTTGAACATGACCCACGATCAGCTGTTCTTTCTCAACTATGCCCAAATCTGGTGCGGATCAATGCGGCCGGAGGATGCGCTGACCAAGATCCGCTCTGCGGTCCACTCGCCAGGATTCGTACGTGTCCTGGGGCCACTTTCGAATTCGCGCGACTTTGCCAGCGCCTACAAATGCCCACTGGGCAGCACCATGAATCCGGCAGAAAAGTGCAGCGTGTGGTAG